The Halopseudomonas sabulinigri genome window below encodes:
- a CDS encoding helicase HerA-like domain-containing protein, whose product MPDLQRAPLLIGGNDSVSVAIEPRMANRHGLIAGATGTGKTITLQVLAQSFSQLGVPVLVPDIKGDFSGIAKAGTASEKLQQRADKVGLGSMTLCGAPTVFWDVFGKQGHPLRLTLAELGPMLLSRLLNLNETQSGIIDILFRVADDNGWLLLDLKDLRSMLSYLHEQRAEIGKRYGNVSAASLGAIQRALLRLDGEGAEQLFGEPAISLDDFLQTDEHGQGVVNVLHAAQLYQTSPLAYSCILLWLLSELFEQLPEVGDADKPRFVLFFDEAHLLFSDTPKALVDRIEQVVRLIRSKGVGVYFVTQSPLDVPESILGQLGNRVQHALRAFTPRDQKAVRAAAQTFRANPELDTESAIMALGVGEALVSVLDAKGTPGIVQQILIRPPDSQMGPIDEAERAALIEASPLAGAYDHLEDRESAYEVLQARADKALSAEKPEVTTQAQARKKRGAAEKSISQELADMFSAFGRSAMRSVGTQAGRAIVRGILGSLRSK is encoded by the coding sequence ATGCCGGATTTACAGAGGGCGCCACTATTGATTGGCGGCAATGACAGTGTCAGCGTGGCGATCGAGCCGCGCATGGCCAACCGCCATGGGCTGATTGCTGGTGCCACCGGCACCGGCAAGACCATTACCTTGCAGGTGTTGGCGCAGAGTTTCTCGCAGCTCGGTGTGCCGGTGCTGGTGCCGGATATCAAGGGCGATTTTTCCGGTATTGCCAAGGCCGGCACGGCGAGTGAGAAGCTGCAACAGCGCGCCGACAAGGTGGGGCTGGGCAGCATGACGCTGTGCGGCGCGCCGACGGTGTTCTGGGATGTGTTTGGCAAGCAGGGCCATCCGCTGCGCCTGACCCTCGCCGAGCTGGGCCCCATGCTGCTCTCGCGCCTACTCAACCTCAATGAGACCCAGAGCGGCATCATCGACATCCTGTTCCGCGTGGCCGACGACAACGGCTGGCTGTTGCTGGATCTGAAAGATCTGCGCTCAATGCTGAGCTATCTGCACGAGCAGCGCGCCGAGATCGGCAAGCGCTATGGCAATGTCTCTGCCGCCAGCCTGGGCGCCATCCAGCGCGCCTTGCTGCGGTTGGACGGAGAAGGTGCCGAGCAGTTGTTCGGCGAGCCGGCCATCAGCCTGGATGATTTTTTGCAGACCGACGAGCACGGTCAGGGCGTGGTTAATGTGCTGCACGCCGCGCAGTTGTATCAGACGAGCCCGTTGGCGTATTCCTGCATTCTGCTCTGGCTGCTGTCGGAGCTGTTCGAGCAATTGCCCGAAGTGGGCGATGCCGACAAACCGCGCTTTGTGCTGTTTTTTGATGAGGCGCACCTGTTGTTCAGCGACACGCCCAAAGCCCTGGTCGACCGCATCGAGCAGGTGGTGCGGCTGATCCGCTCCAAGGGGGTAGGGGTGTACTTTGTTACCCAGAGCCCGCTGGATGTACCGGAGAGCATTCTCGGGCAATTGGGTAACCGGGTGCAGCACGCGCTGCGCGCCTTTACGCCGCGTGACCAGAAGGCGGTGCGCGCCGCCGCGCAAACCTTCCGCGCCAACCCTGAACTGGATACCGAAAGCGCCATCATGGCGCTGGGTGTGGGCGAGGCGCTGGTCTCGGTGCTGGATGCCAAGGGCACACCGGGCATAGTGCAGCAGATACTGATTCGCCCGCCCGATAGCCAGATGGGGCCGATTGACGAAGCCGAGCGCGCGGCGCTGATCGAGGCCTCGCCGCTGGCCGGTGCCTATGACCACCTGGAAGATCGCGAGTCGGCGTACGAGGTTCTGCAAGCCAGGGCAGACAAAGCGCTGTCTGCGGAAAAGCCCGAGGTGACCACGCAGGCTCAGGCGCGCAAGAAACGCGGTGCGGCCGAGAAGTCGATCAGCCAGGAGCTGGCCGACATGTTCAGCGCTTTCGGCCGCAGCGCCATGCGTTCGGTGGGTACCCAGGCGGGACGGGCGATAGTGCGGGGGATTCTCGGCTCGTTGCGCAGCAAGTAG
- a CDS encoding YkgJ family cysteine cluster protein: protein MQCRDGCGACCIAPSISSPLPGMPNGKPAGVRCLHLQADRRCAIFHSPERPAVCAGFAAEPAICGENLDEAMRIITWLEGETA, encoded by the coding sequence ATGCAGTGTCGAGACGGCTGTGGTGCCTGTTGCATCGCACCATCCATAAGTTCGCCTCTGCCGGGCATGCCCAACGGCAAGCCGGCGGGTGTGCGCTGCCTGCATTTGCAGGCGGATAGACGCTGCGCCATTTTTCACTCGCCCGAGCGGCCGGCGGTCTGCGCCGGCTTTGCGGCCGAGCCCGCCATCTGCGGCGAGAACCTGGACGAGGCCATGCGCATCATCACCTGGCTGGAAGGAGAAACCGCCTGA
- the ppnP gene encoding pyrimidine/purine nucleoside phosphorylase, producing the protein MFQVNQYFDGKVASIAFQQPEGSATVGVMAPGEYEFGTSQLEIMHVINGALTVKLPDADSWTTYAAGEQFTVAANSRFNLKVERDTAYLCEYR; encoded by the coding sequence GTGTTTCAGGTAAATCAGTATTTTGACGGCAAGGTCGCGTCCATCGCCTTTCAACAGCCAGAAGGCAGCGCCACCGTGGGCGTCATGGCACCGGGCGAGTACGAGTTCGGCACCAGCCAACTGGAAATCATGCACGTCATCAACGGTGCTCTGACGGTCAAGCTTCCCGATGCCGACAGCTGGACTACCTACGCTGCCGGCGAGCAGTTCACTGTTGCCGCCAACAGCCGCTTCAACCTCAAGGTAGAGCGCGATACCGCCTACCTCTGCGAATACCGCTAA
- a CDS encoding EamA family transporter, whose amino-acid sequence MSPRDLGFALLVILVWGLNFVVIKLGLDELPPMLLGALRFTLAAIPAVFFIRRPQIPLRWLLAYGLTISFGQFAFLFSAMSVGMPAGLASLVLQSQAFFTLLFASLVLGERIRAHNLIGLLIAATGLIMIGINSGIGMTLAGFILTICAAAMWGMGNIITKRVGQVDLVSLVVWGSLVPPLPFLAMSLLLEGPQQIGHALGNISLQSILALIYLAFGATLLGYSLWSRLLSRYPAAQVAPFSMLVPVIGLSSAALLLGEQLSELQMWGTLLVMGGLAVNVFAAPRRSAVPLNQRS is encoded by the coding sequence ATGTCGCCCAGAGATCTTGGATTCGCCCTGCTGGTTATTCTGGTATGGGGGCTCAATTTCGTCGTCATCAAGCTGGGCCTGGACGAACTGCCACCCATGCTGCTGGGCGCGCTGCGCTTTACCCTGGCGGCTATTCCGGCGGTGTTTTTCATTCGTCGTCCGCAGATCCCGCTGCGCTGGCTGTTGGCCTATGGCCTGACCATTTCCTTTGGCCAATTTGCCTTTCTGTTCTCGGCCATGTCGGTAGGCATGCCAGCCGGCCTGGCCTCGTTGGTATTGCAATCGCAGGCCTTTTTCACTTTGCTGTTCGCCTCTCTGGTGCTGGGCGAGCGCATCCGCGCGCACAACCTGATCGGCCTGCTGATCGCCGCCACCGGCCTCATAATGATTGGTATCAACAGCGGCATCGGCATGACCTTGGCCGGATTTATCCTGACTATCTGCGCCGCAGCGATGTGGGGCATGGGTAACATCATTACCAAGCGCGTTGGTCAGGTCGACCTGGTGAGTTTGGTGGTCTGGGGCAGCCTGGTGCCGCCGTTACCCTTTTTGGCGATGTCGCTGTTGTTGGAGGGGCCACAGCAGATAGGCCACGCCCTGGGCAACATCAGCCTGCAGTCGATATTAGCGCTGATTTATCTTGCCTTTGGTGCGACCTTGCTGGGCTACAGCCTTTGGAGTCGACTGCTGTCGCGCTACCCAGCTGCGCAGGTGGCGCCCTTCTCGATGCTGGTGCCGGTGATCGGTCTCAGTTCTGCAGCCTTGTTGCTGGGCGAACAACTGAGTGAGCTGCAGATGTGGGGCACACTACTGGTGATGGGTGGGCTGGCGGTCAACGTGTTTGCCGCTCCGCGGCGCAGCGCGGTACCGCTGAATCAACGTAGCTGA
- a CDS encoding DUF1302 domain-containing protein, whose protein sequence is MKDTTKNALKTGLKPMVVAIAMAAAMPANALRFDIGEVEGQFDSSISVGSSWATADPDKDLIWAANGGNANAANTDDNRLNFDKGDAFSTIFKGIHDLSLQYGDTGVFVRGKYWYDFELKDGHQGLYDISDDNRKSAAQGSGVQLLDAFLYHNYTIGDMPGSVRVGKQVVSWGESTFIQNGINSINPIDAAAFRRPGAEIKEGLIPVNMFYLSQSLTENLGMEAFYQLEWDQTVIDNCGTFFSPSDTLADGCYQVGVGGSQNGANGDPTFVYVPRAGDRDASDEGQFGMSLRYYAEQLNQTEFGAYFMNIHSRLPTFNTIAAGGQTPIGTQPNSQTGQIDVAMLGNYFLAYPEDIRIYGVSFQTNVGGTALSGEVSYRPNQPVQISSNDLVGAALGNPVTPLSTSGQVPGAVFGVPITAGTEIQGYKRLPVSQAQVTAVRILDNIWGARSMTLIGEVGYNHISGIKNDMGELRYGRDSLYGSGELPVPGACEGLNAAQPKYCNDDGFYTSSSWGYRALVNMDYDGFAGIALKPNFAFSHDVDGTGPNFVEGSMAASLGLTAVYNNKYNANVSYTNFFGGDYNPNTDRDFVAVSFGVNF, encoded by the coding sequence ATGAAAGACACAACAAAAAATGCCTTGAAGACAGGGCTAAAGCCCATGGTCGTGGCTATCGCCATGGCCGCCGCGATGCCAGCCAATGCGCTGCGGTTTGATATTGGCGAGGTAGAGGGCCAGTTCGACTCCAGCATCTCGGTCGGCTCCAGCTGGGCTACCGCCGACCCGGACAAGGATCTCATCTGGGCAGCCAACGGCGGCAACGCCAACGCAGCCAATACCGACGACAACCGGCTGAACTTCGACAAGGGCGATGCCTTCTCGACCATCTTCAAGGGCATCCATGACCTGTCGCTGCAATACGGCGACACCGGCGTCTTCGTGCGGGGCAAGTACTGGTACGACTTTGAGCTGAAGGACGGCCATCAGGGCCTGTATGACATCAGCGACGACAACCGCAAAAGTGCGGCCCAGGGCTCTGGCGTGCAGCTGCTGGATGCCTTTCTCTATCACAACTACACCATCGGCGACATGCCCGGCTCCGTCCGCGTGGGTAAGCAAGTGGTCAGCTGGGGCGAAAGCACCTTTATCCAGAACGGCATTAACAGCATCAACCCCATCGATGCCGCTGCCTTCCGCCGCCCGGGCGCTGAGATCAAGGAAGGCCTGATACCGGTCAACATGTTCTACCTGTCCCAGAGTCTGACCGAAAATCTGGGGATGGAAGCCTTTTACCAGCTGGAGTGGGACCAAACGGTCATCGACAACTGCGGCACTTTCTTCTCGCCCAGTGACACACTCGCCGATGGCTGTTATCAGGTCGGTGTGGGCGGCAGTCAGAACGGCGCCAATGGTGACCCGACTTTCGTTTACGTGCCCCGTGCGGGCGACCGGGATGCCAGCGATGAAGGTCAGTTTGGCATGTCTTTGCGCTACTACGCAGAGCAGCTCAACCAGACCGAGTTCGGCGCCTACTTCATGAACATTCACAGCCGCCTGCCTACCTTCAACACCATCGCTGCGGGCGGACAGACGCCGATCGGCACGCAACCGAATTCGCAAACCGGGCAGATCGATGTCGCCATGCTGGGCAACTACTTCCTCGCCTACCCGGAAGACATCCGCATCTACGGCGTCAGCTTCCAGACCAACGTCGGTGGCACCGCGCTGTCTGGCGAAGTCAGCTATCGTCCGAACCAGCCGGTGCAGATCAGCTCCAACGATCTGGTCGGCGCGGCGTTGGGCAACCCGGTTACCCCGCTGAGCACCAGCGGCCAAGTGCCCGGCGCCGTGTTTGGCGTGCCCATTACCGCCGGCACCGAGATTCAGGGCTACAAGCGCTTGCCGGTCTCTCAGGCGCAGGTGACCGCAGTACGCATCCTCGACAATATCTGGGGCGCGCGCAGCATGACCCTGATCGGCGAGGTTGGCTACAACCACATCAGCGGCATCAAGAACGACATGGGTGAGCTGCGTTACGGCCGAGACTCGCTCTACGGTAGCGGCGAACTGCCGGTACCCGGCGCCTGCGAAGGCCTCAACGCAGCGCAACCCAAGTACTGCAACGATGACGGCTTTTACACCAGCAGCTCCTGGGGTTACCGCGCCCTGGTCAACATGGATTACGACGGCTTTGCTGGCATCGCGTTGAAACCCAACTTCGCCTTCTCGCACGACGTGGACGGCACCGGTCCGAACTTCGTAGAAGGCTCGATGGCCGCCAGCCTCGGCCTCACCGCGGTGTACAACAACAAGTACAACGCCAACGTCAGTTACACCAACTTTTTTGGCGGCGACTACAACCCGAATACCGACCGCGACTTTGTGGCAGTCAGTTTCGGCGTGAACTTCTGA
- a CDS encoding acyl-CoA thioesterase, translated as MNWDLHNPHTLDILVRAEDIDELGHANNTVYVRWLERCAWEHSMSLGLGLAQYRELDRAMAVLRHEIDYLAAAYEGDELVMATWIIHWDKKLRMTRHFQLCRKSDGVTLLRARTTFVCIELSTGRPKRMPEVFIEQYGKGLTQASPE; from the coding sequence TTGAATTGGGATCTGCATAACCCGCATACGCTGGATATTCTGGTGCGCGCCGAGGATATCGACGAGCTGGGCCATGCCAACAATACCGTTTACGTCCGTTGGCTGGAGCGTTGCGCCTGGGAGCATTCGATGTCACTCGGGCTGGGGCTAGCTCAGTACCGTGAGCTGGACCGCGCGATGGCGGTGCTGCGCCATGAAATCGATTATCTGGCGGCTGCGTATGAGGGTGATGAGTTGGTCATGGCGACCTGGATCATTCACTGGGACAAAAAGCTGCGCATGACACGGCACTTTCAACTCTGCCGCAAAAGCGATGGTGTGACGCTGCTGCGGGCACGGACTACCTTTGTATGTATCGAACTCAGTACCGGGCGGCCCAAGCGCATGCCCGAGGTATTTATCGAGCAGTACGGCAAGGGGCTGACGCAAGCCAGCCCCGAGTAA
- a CDS encoding NAD(P)-dependent oxidoreductase, with translation MANIGFIGLGVMGYPMAGHLQRAGHNVTVYNRTASKARQWVAEHAGSAADTPALAAVDQDYVMLCVGNDDDLRSVVTGEDGVLTGAKNGLVLVDHTTASADVARELAALAAKQGVGFLDAPVSGGQSGAEKGQLTIMVGGDEAVFDLLRPVMKCYARMLQLMGPVGSGQLTKMVNQICIAGLVQGLAEALNFAQNAGLNGEAVVEVISKGAAQSWQMENRHKTMLAGEFDYGFAVDWMRKDLAIVLAEAQRNGAQLPVTALVDQFYSDVQAMGGGRWDTSSLIARLKR, from the coding sequence ATGGCAAATATCGGTTTTATTGGTCTGGGTGTGATGGGTTACCCGATGGCGGGGCATCTGCAGCGCGCCGGGCACAATGTCACGGTCTACAACCGCACGGCCAGCAAGGCGCGCCAGTGGGTAGCCGAACATGCCGGCAGCGCTGCGGATACGCCTGCGCTGGCCGCAGTCGATCAAGACTATGTGATGCTTTGTGTGGGCAACGATGATGATCTGCGCAGCGTCGTTACCGGCGAGGACGGCGTATTGACGGGGGCCAAAAATGGCCTGGTGCTGGTGGATCACACCACAGCCTCGGCAGATGTTGCGCGTGAACTGGCAGCGCTGGCGGCGAAGCAGGGGGTTGGCTTCCTGGACGCGCCGGTATCGGGTGGGCAATCCGGTGCCGAAAAGGGGCAACTGACCATCATGGTGGGTGGTGATGAAGCGGTGTTCGACCTGCTGCGTCCAGTCATGAAGTGTTATGCCCGCATGTTGCAGCTGATGGGGCCGGTCGGTAGCGGCCAGCTCACCAAAATGGTGAACCAGATCTGCATTGCCGGTCTGGTGCAGGGGTTGGCCGAAGCGCTGAACTTTGCCCAGAACGCGGGGTTGAACGGCGAGGCGGTGGTCGAGGTTATCAGCAAGGGCGCGGCGCAATCCTGGCAGATGGAAAACCGTCACAAGACCATGCTGGCCGGCGAGTTTGATTACGGTTTTGCCGTGGACTGGATGCGCAAGGATCTGGCTATTGTGTTGGCCGAGGCGCAGCGCAATGGCGCGCAATTGCCGGTGACCGCATTGGTGGATCAGTTCTATAGCGATGTACAGGCCATGGGCGGCGGACGTTGGGATACCTCCAGCCTGATTGCGCGGCTCAAGCGCTGA
- a CDS encoding LysR family transcriptional regulator, with translation MVDTAQGAALPLLELDVLRSFIAIAETGSFSRAAAQVHRTPSAVSMQIKRLEELLGYQLLLRTPRRARVTTEGEALLGFARRMLSLNQEALRQFYHPEITGRVRLGTSDDVGTRILPAVLSSFARSYPGVQVDVVVGRSVDMLEQIARCELDLALVTSGDHATSGQVVYTEQLVWTECAGGQAAARRPLPLSLASAGCVWREAALAALDRANIAYRIAYVSEHCTGQQAAMAADLAIAPFPRGLVSKPLKIVDDAAGLPPLGRYQILLERSSQSGPLVDALQSFVTHSFEML, from the coding sequence ATGGTCGACACAGCACAGGGCGCCGCCCTGCCACTGCTGGAGCTGGATGTACTGCGCAGCTTCATCGCCATCGCGGAAACCGGCAGCTTTAGCCGCGCCGCCGCTCAGGTGCACCGCACCCCTTCCGCCGTGAGCATGCAGATAAAGCGTCTGGAAGAGCTGCTGGGCTACCAGCTGCTACTGCGTACCCCACGGCGCGCCCGCGTCACCACCGAGGGCGAGGCACTGCTGGGCTTTGCCCGACGCATGCTCAGTCTCAACCAGGAAGCCCTGCGTCAGTTCTACCATCCGGAGATTACCGGCCGCGTTCGCCTTGGTACGTCGGATGACGTCGGCACGCGCATACTGCCGGCAGTACTGAGCAGTTTTGCGCGCAGCTACCCCGGCGTGCAGGTCGATGTGGTCGTGGGGCGCAGTGTTGATATGCTCGAACAGATAGCGCGCTGCGAGCTTGACCTGGCCCTGGTCACCTCCGGCGATCACGCCACGAGCGGTCAGGTGGTTTATACCGAGCAACTGGTCTGGACGGAATGTGCTGGTGGCCAGGCAGCCGCGCGCAGACCCTTGCCGCTATCGTTGGCCAGCGCCGGCTGCGTGTGGCGAGAGGCCGCCTTGGCGGCGCTCGACCGCGCCAACATTGCCTACCGCATTGCCTATGTCAGCGAACATTGCACTGGCCAGCAAGCGGCAATGGCGGCCGACTTGGCGATTGCTCCCTTCCCGCGCGGGCTGGTCAGCAAACCACTCAAGATAGTGGACGACGCGGCGGGGCTGCCGCCACTCGGCAGGTATCAGATTTTGCTTGAGCGTAGCAGCCAGAGCGGCCCGCTAGTGGATGCGCTGCAAAGCTTCGTCACTCACAGCTTCGAAATGTTGTAA
- a CDS encoding DUF1329 domain-containing protein, which translates to MTSIQKLKLQTIGVLALSSLALSVSAAVTPEQAATLQTTLTPLGAERAGNASGTIPEWTGGMATNAAAVDSDGFYGDPFAGEQPQYVVTAANMDQYQDLLTDGQKAMLQRYPDTYKLRVFQTKRTATVPQKVFDAVARNAVNTKLAAGGNGLENFDTAYPFPIPQNGVEVIWNHITRYRGGSFTRTMAQATPQANGSNTYVVLQDAFSFATALTDYGPKISDNLMFYFTQRVLSPSRLAGDVLLVHEYINQVKEPRAAWLYNAGQRRVRRAPQVAYDGPALSADGTRVSDNYDLYNGSPDRYEWKLVGKRELLIPYNNFAIASREVKYDDIIQKGHINQDMVRYEVHRVWEVEATLREGQRHVYAKRHFFIDEDNWQAGEIDHYDGRGGLWRVAEAVALQRFDQQVPGYAIETLYDLQNGRYMALGMTNEERKNYDFDFEASSADFTPNALRAAGIR; encoded by the coding sequence ATGACCTCAATACAAAAACTGAAACTCCAGACGATCGGCGTACTGGCCCTGAGCTCGCTGGCGCTGTCGGTCTCGGCCGCCGTCACGCCGGAGCAGGCTGCCACCTTGCAGACCACGCTGACACCGCTGGGCGCCGAACGCGCCGGCAACGCCAGCGGCACCATCCCGGAATGGACCGGCGGCATGGCGACCAATGCCGCCGCGGTAGACAGCGATGGCTTTTATGGCGACCCCTTCGCCGGCGAGCAACCGCAGTACGTGGTGACAGCGGCCAACATGGATCAGTATCAGGACCTGCTGACTGATGGCCAGAAGGCCATGCTGCAGCGCTACCCGGATACCTACAAACTGCGGGTATTCCAGACCAAACGCACCGCCACCGTGCCGCAGAAGGTATTTGACGCCGTCGCGCGCAACGCGGTGAATACCAAATTGGCAGCCGGCGGCAACGGTCTGGAGAACTTCGATACCGCCTACCCCTTCCCCATCCCGCAAAACGGCGTCGAGGTGATCTGGAACCACATCACCCGCTATCGCGGTGGCAGCTTCACCCGCACCATGGCCCAGGCCACGCCGCAGGCCAATGGCTCGAACACCTACGTGGTATTGCAGGACGCCTTCAGCTTCGCTACTGCGCTGACCGACTACGGCCCGAAGATCTCCGACAACCTGATGTTCTACTTCACCCAGCGGGTACTCTCGCCCTCACGGCTGGCCGGTGACGTACTGCTGGTCCACGAGTACATCAATCAGGTTAAAGAGCCCCGCGCCGCCTGGCTGTACAACGCCGGTCAACGCCGCGTACGCCGCGCACCACAGGTCGCCTACGACGGTCCCGCACTGAGCGCAGACGGCACTCGGGTTTCCGACAACTACGACCTCTACAACGGCTCACCCGACCGTTACGAGTGGAAGCTGGTGGGCAAGCGCGAGCTGCTGATCCCCTACAACAACTTTGCTATTGCCTCGCGCGAGGTGAAGTACGACGACATCATCCAGAAGGGCCATATCAACCAGGACATGGTGCGTTACGAGGTGCATCGCGTTTGGGAAGTAGAAGCCACCCTGCGTGAGGGCCAGCGCCACGTCTATGCCAAGCGGCACTTCTTCATCGACGAGGACAACTGGCAAGCTGGCGAGATCGACCATTACGACGGTCGGGGCGGTTTGTGGCGGGTGGCAGAAGCGGTCGCGCTGCAACGCTTTGATCAGCAAGTACCTGGCTATGCGATTGAAACTCTGTACGACCTGCAGAACGGTCGCTACATGGCCCTGGGCATGACCAACGAAGAGCGCAAGAACTACGACTTCGACTTTGAAGCCTCCTCGGCGGACTTCACCCCCAACGCCCTGCGCGCGGCGGGTATCCGCTAG
- a CDS encoding Orn/Lys/Arg family decarboxylase: protein MFKHLNFPILVINPAIGLSNVAGTQLDALFQALDGEGFEVLGAESLDEGRLIAEAHRGLSCILFTPDSEVALDDVETLFSAAHSRSPELPIMALSTRQTIAPELLAELRELHQIRGIIYLFEDTLPFIAGQIARTARSYLSQLLPPFFKALLDYTARSSYSWHSPGHGGGVAFRKSPVGRAFHDFFGENTLRSDLSVSVPGLGSLLDHTGPVAEAEANTARTFGADHSFYVVNGTSTSNKIIWHAYVTRDDLVLVDRNCHKSILHAIIMTGAIPIYLSGSRNDYGIIGPIGREAFSPAALQRLIEQHPLLDGSQRKIKLAVLTNSTYDGLCYNTEMIKEQLQDSVDVLHFDEAWYGYAAFHPFYHGRHGMSERTGAPRTQHPLVFATQSPHKVLAALSQASIILAKDSAEQQLDHERFNEAYMMHTSTSPHYGMIASIDVATGMMAGPAGRSLVQETLDEALSFRRAMAQTAEQMPEEQWWFDVWEPESALAEPDLRANDWTLDDQAEWHGFGHMSDDFAMLDPIKVSLLTPGVEEKGRLAKSGIPAALVTRFLAERGLVVEKTGLYSFLILFSLGITKGKWSTLLSELREFKRLYDRDAPLEVTLPSLAQHPRYQGLGLRALGERLHQCYKKHSLIKLMRQMYTTLPQITLRPADAYQQMVRGQVESVPVSALAGRLSAVLLVPYPPGIPVIMPGERFPQDNSAITDYLNAAIELEEQFPGFANDIHGLRMEQFDGQTNWRVDCLIEG, encoded by the coding sequence ATGTTCAAGCACCTGAATTTCCCCATTCTGGTCATCAACCCCGCTATCGGCCTGTCCAACGTGGCAGGCACCCAACTTGACGCCCTGTTCCAGGCACTTGACGGCGAAGGCTTTGAGGTATTGGGCGCCGAGTCACTGGATGAGGGGCGGCTGATCGCCGAGGCGCATCGCGGCCTCTCATGCATCCTGTTTACCCCCGACAGCGAGGTCGCGCTGGACGACGTCGAGACCCTGTTCAGTGCCGCCCACAGCCGCTCGCCGGAATTGCCGATCATGGCGCTGAGCACGCGCCAGACCATAGCGCCGGAGCTGCTCGCCGAGCTGCGTGAGCTGCACCAGATCCGCGGCATCATCTACCTGTTTGAAGATACCCTGCCCTTCATTGCCGGACAGATTGCGCGCACCGCGCGCAGCTACCTCAGTCAACTCCTGCCGCCGTTTTTCAAGGCCCTGCTGGATTACACCGCGCGCTCCAGTTACTCCTGGCATTCACCCGGCCACGGCGGCGGCGTGGCCTTTCGCAAGAGCCCGGTGGGGCGCGCCTTTCACGACTTCTTCGGTGAGAACACCCTGCGCTCGGATCTGTCTGTCTCGGTACCGGGTCTGGGTTCGCTGTTGGATCACACCGGGCCGGTGGCCGAAGCCGAAGCCAACACCGCGCGAACCTTTGGCGCGGATCACAGCTTTTACGTGGTCAACGGTACCTCCACGTCGAACAAGATCATCTGGCATGCCTACGTTACCCGCGATGATCTGGTACTGGTTGACCGCAACTGCCACAAGTCGATCCTGCACGCGATCATCATGACCGGCGCCATCCCCATCTACCTCAGCGGTTCGCGTAACGATTACGGCATCATCGGCCCGATTGGCCGCGAGGCCTTCAGCCCTGCTGCGCTGCAGCGGCTGATTGAACAACACCCCTTGCTTGATGGCAGCCAACGCAAGATCAAGCTGGCGGTGCTCACCAACTCCACCTACGACGGCCTGTGCTACAACACCGAGATGATCAAGGAGCAGCTGCAGGACAGCGTCGACGTATTGCACTTTGACGAGGCCTGGTACGGCTACGCGGCCTTTCACCCGTTCTATCACGGGCGTCACGGCATGAGCGAGCGGACCGGTGCACCGCGCACCCAGCACCCGCTGGTGTTTGCCACCCAGTCGCCGCACAAGGTACTGGCCGCACTCTCGCAGGCCTCGATCATTCTCGCCAAGGACAGCGCCGAGCAGCAGCTCGATCATGAGCGCTTCAACGAAGCCTACATGATGCATACCTCTACCTCGCCGCACTACGGCATGATCGCCTCCATCGATGTGGCGACCGGGATGATGGCCGGCCCGGCCGGCAGATCGCTGGTACAGGAAACCCTCGACGAAGCCCTGTCGTTTCGCCGCGCCATGGCGCAGACCGCCGAACAGATGCCAGAGGAGCAATGGTGGTTTGATGTCTGGGAGCCGGAGTCGGCGCTGGCCGAACCCGATCTGCGGGCCAACGACTGGACCCTGGATGATCAGGCCGAGTGGCACGGCTTTGGCCACATGAGCGATGACTTTGCCATGCTTGACCCGATCAAGGTCAGCCTGCTCACACCCGGCGTTGAGGAAAAGGGCCGCCTGGCCAAGAGCGGCATACCGGCCGCACTGGTAACGCGCTTTCTGGCCGAGCGCGGCCTGGTGGTAGAAAAGACGGGCCTGTATTCCTTCTTGATTCTGTTCTCCCTAGGCATTACCAAGGGCAAATGGAGCACACTGCTGTCGGAACTGCGCGAATTCAAGCGCCTCTACGATCGGGACGCGCCCCTGGAGGTAACGCTGCCGAGTCTCGCGCAGCACCCGCGTTATCAGGGCCTGGGACTGCGCGCGCTCGGTGAACGCCTGCACCAGTGCTACAAGAAGCACAGCCTGATCAAGCTAATGCGGCAGATGTACACCACCCTGCCGCAAATCACCCTGCGCCCGGCAGACGCTTACCAGCAGATGGTCAGAGGTCAGGTTGAATCCGTGCCCGTCAGCGCGCTGGCCGGGCGCTTGAGCGCCGTGTTGCTGGTACCCTATCCACCGGGTATTCCAGTGATCATGCCAGGGGAGCGCTTCCCGCAGGACAACAGCGCGATCACCGACTACCTGAACGCGGCCATCGAGCTGGAGGAGCAGTTCCCCGGCTTTGCCAACGACATCCATGGTCTGCGCATGGAGCAGTTTGACGGCCAGACAAACTGGCGGGTGGATTGCCTGATTGAAGGGTAA